One window of Oculatellaceae cyanobacterium genomic DNA carries:
- the hmpF gene encoding pilus motility taxis protein HmpF → MLYLAEVQKKTSFISGTKTELKLLAGQRTDQSWTAVPGEEVIPAPDEANSYSAGILVLADLGTNRQVQRPLTEASRQLVNILQNFSRQLEKSKKEEEEIDQWKQSLTYQSQELNRREMEMEARLEQLQEIEEEFERLERERQEINNSRSESNNLKQELERNRQQLDAAWQQLQIQQQSLDERRAEIEQSAGLDAQQVSLIHELINRIASAIAPTDAIREQLHLAFELVNNQQAALNYNWQQLQEQTAAAEQMQAEVDYNQKDLQNRSSELQQGQASLEEARTNLQLQQQALEVKQASANLLRLQLQNQEEIYQQISRLATGQDEDKVSQKVDVEALEKIPLGELEAIVQNLQNEVHKFVRFVNDQEEELNEKRQTIAELQSQIASSSEPDRIALESELASEQDGYQLLDQTLKPQRMSLAEREDILRQHIRLLQQRQGISNVNISDNQKIDLEPLLTQLKVQRQQQEGQLQEIENQIAQITTSIEQAQGILANSTSEQEARQNELQAIQQNLQNQLVAVAELWGKVNLYQESLPHTQDNLNWIQQKLEAMESHLNHIQETGDYQLHTVSEMQQLLNNFMGVEQHFAAS, encoded by the coding sequence GTGCTGTATCTAGCAGAAGTACAAAAAAAGACAAGTTTTATTAGTGGCACGAAAACAGAACTGAAACTGCTGGCTGGTCAGCGTACTGACCAGAGTTGGACTGCTGTGCCTGGTGAAGAAGTAATTCCTGCTCCAGATGAAGCTAATAGTTATAGTGCTGGGATTTTGGTGCTGGCAGATTTAGGTACTAATCGACAGGTACAGCGTCCGCTAACGGAGGCAAGCCGTCAGTTAGTGAATATTTTACAAAATTTCTCTCGGCAGCTAGAAAAGTCTAAAAAGGAAGAAGAAGAAATTGATCAGTGGAAGCAGTCTCTGACTTATCAAAGCCAGGAACTCAATCGGCGTGAAATGGAAATGGAAGCACGCTTAGAACAGCTACAAGAAATCGAGGAAGAATTTGAACGTCTAGAGCGGGAACGTCAGGAAATTAATAATTCGCGTTCTGAGAGTAATAATCTCAAACAAGAACTTGAGCGTAACCGCCAGCAGTTAGACGCGGCTTGGCAACAATTGCAGATACAGCAGCAAAGTTTAGATGAGCGCAGAGCAGAGATTGAACAATCAGCAGGTTTAGATGCCCAACAGGTAAGTTTAATCCATGAATTAATTAATCGTATAGCAAGTGCGATCGCACCAACAGATGCAATAAGGGAACAGCTACATCTAGCTTTTGAATTAGTCAATAATCAGCAAGCAGCACTAAATTACAACTGGCAACAGCTTCAAGAACAAACTGCTGCTGCTGAACAGATGCAAGCTGAAGTTGACTATAACCAGAAAGATTTGCAAAATCGCTCTAGTGAGTTGCAGCAAGGACAAGCATCTCTTGAAGAAGCACGCACTAATTTACAACTCCAGCAACAGGCTTTAGAGGTCAAACAAGCATCCGCCAATCTGTTGCGTTTACAGTTACAAAATCAAGAGGAAATCTACCAACAAATTTCCCGTTTGGCAACAGGTCAAGATGAAGACAAAGTTAGCCAAAAAGTTGATGTGGAAGCATTGGAGAAAATACCTTTAGGAGAACTTGAGGCAATTGTCCAAAATTTGCAGAATGAAGTACATAAATTTGTACGCTTTGTCAATGACCAAGAAGAGGAATTAAACGAAAAGCGTCAGACGATCGCAGAACTACAAAGTCAGATTGCTTCCTCTAGTGAGCCTGATCGGATTGCTCTCGAAAGCGAGTTAGCAAGTGAGCAAGATGGCTATCAATTGCTTGATCAAACGCTCAAGCCGCAACGCATGAGTTTAGCGGAGAGAGAAGACATTCTCAGGCAACACATTCGTCTATTGCAACAACGGCAAGGAATTAGTAATGTCAATATTTCTGACAATCAAAAAATTGATTTAGAACCGCTTCTGACTCAGCTAAAAGTGCAGCGACAACAACAAGAAGGACAATTACAAGAAATAGAAAACCAGATTGCTCAAATCACTACCAGTATTGAGCAAGCACAGGGCATACTCGCTAACAGTACCAGTGAACAGGAAGCAAGGCAAAATGAGTTGCAAGCCATACAGCAGAATTTACAAAACCAGTTGGTTGCAGTCGCCGAGTTATGGGGCAAAGTGAATCTCTATCAAGAAAGTTTGCCACATACACAAGATAACCTTAACTGGATACAGCAAAAATTG
- the ilvB gene encoding biosynthetic-type acetolactate synthase large subunit — MRSTSISETAREAPAKASTRQTGGYALIDSLKRNGVEHIFGYPGGAILPIYDELFKAEATGGIKHILVRHEQGAAHAADGYARATGKVGVCFATSGPGATNLVTGIATAQMDSIPMVIVTGQVARQSIGTDAFQETDIYGITLPIVKHSYVVRDPRDMSRIVAEAFHIASSGRPGPVLIDVPKDVGLEEFDYIPVEPGDVKLPGYRPTVKGNPRQINQAVNLIRESKQPLLYVGGGAIASNAHAEIKQLAELFQIPLTTTLMGKGVFDENHPLALGMLGMHGTAYANFAVTECDLLIAVGARFDDRVTGKLDEFAARAKVIHIDIDPAEVGKNRSPDVPIVGDVRQVLMDLLRRCHELSISADSSQTQAWRHRIGNWREDYPLIAPQYPDVLSPQEVIAEVGQQAPMAYYTTDVGQHQMWSAQFLKNGPRRWISSAGLGTMGFGLPAAMGAKVALPKEQVICISGDASFQMNLQELGTLSQHGINVKTIIINNTWQGMVRQWQEAFYEERYSSSNMEVGQPDFVLLAQAFGIKGMRIHSRDELTSAIAEMLAHDGPVLLDAHVKKDENCYPMVAPGKSNAQMIGLPKRSHLEATELTYCSNCGAKNVTSNNFCPECGTKL; from the coding sequence GTGCGTTCAACTAGCATCTCTGAAACAGCAAGAGAAGCCCCTGCAAAAGCCAGTACTCGCCAAACAGGTGGATATGCTCTGATTGATAGTTTAAAGCGAAACGGGGTTGAGCATATTTTTGGCTACCCTGGTGGCGCTATTCTGCCTATTTATGATGAGCTATTCAAAGCAGAAGCAACAGGTGGTATTAAACATATTCTAGTTAGACACGAGCAGGGAGCGGCACACGCGGCGGACGGATATGCTCGTGCTACTGGTAAGGTAGGTGTATGTTTCGCAACATCTGGCCCTGGGGCAACAAATCTGGTGACAGGCATTGCCACGGCTCAGATGGACTCAATTCCCATGGTGATCGTTACTGGTCAAGTTGCTCGTCAATCCATTGGTACAGATGCCTTCCAAGAAACAGATATCTATGGAATAACTTTGCCGATTGTGAAGCACTCTTATGTGGTGCGTGACCCCCGCGATATGTCGCGAATTGTGGCAGAAGCTTTCCATATTGCTAGTTCTGGTCGTCCAGGGCCTGTATTAATTGATGTTCCCAAAGATGTAGGGTTAGAAGAATTTGATTATATCCCTGTAGAACCAGGAGATGTAAAGTTGCCTGGGTATCGTCCCACAGTTAAGGGAAATCCTCGGCAGATTAACCAAGCAGTTAATTTAATTCGGGAAAGCAAACAGCCTTTGCTGTACGTTGGTGGAGGTGCGATCGCTTCCAATGCCCATGCAGAAATAAAACAATTAGCGGAACTATTTCAAATTCCACTCACCACAACCTTGATGGGTAAGGGTGTGTTTGATGAAAACCATCCCTTGGCTTTAGGAATGTTGGGAATGCACGGTACAGCTTATGCTAACTTTGCTGTGACTGAGTGCGATTTGTTAATAGCTGTGGGCGCACGTTTTGACGATCGCGTCACAGGAAAGCTGGACGAGTTTGCTGCCCGCGCTAAGGTAATTCATATTGATATTGATCCGGCTGAAGTCGGTAAAAACCGCTCTCCTGATGTTCCAATTGTGGGAGATGTTCGTCAAGTTTTGATGGATTTGCTGCGCCGTTGTCATGAATTAAGTATTTCTGCTGATTCATCACAGACGCAAGCTTGGCGGCATCGTATTGGGAATTGGCGGGAAGATTATCCCTTAATTGCTCCTCAATATCCTGATGTCCTTTCACCTCAAGAAGTAATTGCCGAAGTTGGGCAGCAAGCACCTATGGCATACTACACAACAGATGTTGGGCAACACCAAATGTGGTCTGCCCAATTTTTGAAAAATGGGCCTCGTCGCTGGATTTCTAGTGCTGGTTTAGGCACAATGGGCTTTGGTTTACCTGCGGCGATGGGGGCTAAAGTAGCTTTACCTAAAGAACAGGTAATCTGTATTAGCGGTGATGCTAGTTTCCAAATGAATCTTCAAGAATTGGGGACATTATCACAACATGGCATTAACGTCAAGACTATTATTATTAATAATACTTGGCAGGGAATGGTGCGGCAGTGGCAGGAAGCTTTCTATGAGGAACGTTACTCTTCCTCAAATATGGAAGTTGGTCAACCCGATTTTGTGCTGCTGGCGCAAGCGTTTGGAATTAAGGGGATGCGGATTCACTCTCGCGATGAGTTGACTTCGGCGATCGCCGAAATGTTAGCTCACGATGGGCCAGTATTGTTGGATGCTCATGTTAAAAAAGATGAAAACTGTTATCCAATGGTTGCGCCTGGAAAGAGCAACGCACAGATGATTGGCTTACCAAAACGCAGCCATCTGGAAGCGACAGAGTTAACTTACTGTAGTAATTGTGGAGCTAAAAATGTTACGAGCAACAACTTCTGTCCTGAATGCGGCACGAAGTTGTAA
- a CDS encoding MFS transporter, which translates to MLPTDPSTASRRGFRALIRNRPFITLWSGQLLSQVADKVLFILLIALLVDYQSPPALKNSMRSVLMVAVTLPAILFGSAAGIFVDRFDKRQILWISNLIRGLLILLIPVLPKQFLILLIIGFSESVLTQFFAPAEQAAIPLLVKHENLMSANALFTTTMLGSMIVGFAVGEPLLSFAGSLGGEYGPEIAVGGLYLLAAGVLYLIPIKEQRKANPLVAVHPWSDFKAGLKYLRKNRLVSNAMLQLTILYSAFAALTVLAINLAQEIGLKPTQFGFLLAAAGVGMIFGAAILGHWGDRFHNKPLPLIGFLSMGFVLGAFTFTEQLWLGLALSALLGLGASMIGVPMQTLIQQQTPEDMRGKVFGFQNNIVNIALSLPLAIAGPLTDQFGLRVVLLSMSIIVSLGGVWAWYSTRQVLQDVI; encoded by the coding sequence ATGTTGCCAACTGACCCTTCCACTGCTTCTCGTCGTGGTTTCCGCGCTCTCATTAGGAATCGACCTTTTATCACACTTTGGAGCGGACAGCTATTATCCCAAGTGGCAGATAAGGTTTTATTCATCTTGCTGATTGCGCTATTGGTGGATTATCAATCACCACCAGCTTTGAAAAATTCGATGCGGTCAGTCCTGATGGTCGCTGTAACGCTACCAGCAATTTTATTTGGTTCAGCAGCAGGTATTTTTGTCGATCGCTTCGATAAACGACAAATTTTATGGATTAGTAATTTAATTCGCGGTTTATTAATTCTACTAATACCCGTACTGCCTAAGCAGTTTTTAATTTTATTAATTATTGGTTTTTCGGAATCTGTACTTACTCAATTTTTTGCCCCCGCAGAACAAGCGGCAATTCCACTGTTAGTCAAGCATGAAAACTTGATGTCAGCAAATGCTTTATTTACCACGACGATGCTTGGTTCAATGATTGTTGGTTTTGCAGTGGGGGAACCTTTGTTAAGCTTTGCTGGCTCTTTGGGTGGAGAATACGGGCCAGAAATAGCTGTGGGCGGGTTGTATCTCTTAGCCGCAGGTGTACTTTATTTAATTCCCATCAAAGAGCAGAGAAAGGCAAATCCTTTGGTTGCCGTTCACCCTTGGAGTGATTTCAAAGCAGGGCTAAAATATCTTCGCAAAAATCGTTTAGTAAGTAACGCCATGTTACAGTTAACAATTCTTTACTCAGCTTTTGCTGCTTTAACGGTGTTGGCAATCAATTTAGCGCAAGAAATTGGGCTAAAGCCAACCCAATTTGGCTTTTTATTAGCAGCAGCAGGGGTGGGAATGATATTTGGTGCTGCTATTTTGGGACATTGGGGCGATCGCTTCCACAACAAACCGTTGCCGTTAATCGGCTTTTTGAGCATGGGGTTTGTCTTAGGGGCGTTCACATTTACAGAGCAACTGTGGCTCGGTTTGGCGCTCAGTGCTTTGTTAGGTTTAGGCGCTTCCATGATTGGTGTACCGATGCAAACCTTAATTCAGCAACAAACACCTGAAGATATGCGAGGCAAAGTATTTGGTTTTCAGAATAATATAGTTAACATTGCATTAAGTCTACCGCTAGCGATCGCTGGCCCATTAACAGATCAATTTGGTCTACGGGTGGTACTTTTAAGCATGAGTATCATAGTCAGCTTGGGCGGCGTTTGGGCATGGTACAGTACCCGCCAAGTTTTACAAGATGTTATATAA